One genomic window of Aethina tumida isolate Nest 87 chromosome 3, icAetTumi1.1, whole genome shotgun sequence includes the following:
- the LOC109604957 gene encoding crossover junction endonuclease EME1: protein MSEIINLDDESSEDTIIFDNNKSQEDEIERILKKYSKIQQPCEFKKTPLDFSLHDLINDNGSKNEKVTEKYSKVAGPSGISNFYSLSDDDDDDLMNVPKEICQLDDVDTKLKQKAAKRVKITCDKETKIHAAEIQKLRREEKKEKLAREKAMKNALQVVEKSIKPDECMKFITVNVDYGIFEKDFGPIVRETLEKSTMSYKSKSQIIPNTITWTRSVQTLVNEELTSVQQDEKHALILMECDDFINHIEENNLKQHIQSIYTINGLQQLSLGVFGLEKYYKTLKTREKRNFQVEMRQKTTFSRDEGVSKAKIEYALTELQIMCKCYFRSLDSYEDVSMFLMECTKSVAQIPYKLKKQEKYDNETEYFAGDNKDCVQVDKNGNGLSRLWTQMLTMFPLARLETAEAITAVYPNPRSLIEDYAQCDEETGEQLLQELRVRRAAGLNSTVRKIGPEMSRKLFNFFTARDNIML, encoded by the exons atgagtgaaataataaatttggacGATGAATCCAGTGAAGatacaattatatttgataacaATAAATCACAGGAAGATGAAATTGAACGtatcttgaaaaaatattcgaaGATCCAACAACCgtgtgaatttaaaaaaacacctTTAGATTTTAGTCTACATGATTTAATTAACGACAACGgttcaaaaaatgaaaaagtcaCCGAAAAGTATTCAAAAGTTGCAGGCCCAAGTGGAATAagcaatttttattcactttcagatgatgatgatgatgatttaaTGAATGTACCAAAAGAAATTTGCCAATTAGATGATGTTgatacaaaacttaaacaaaaagcAGCAAAGCGAGTTAAAATAACGTGTGATAAGGAAACGAAAATTCATGCAGcagaaatacaaaaattgagaAGGGAAGAGAAAAAAGAGAAACTAGCAAGAGAAAAAGCTATGAAAAATGCTTTACAAGTTgttgaaaaaagtataaaaccaGATGAATGTATGAAG tttattactgTAAATGTTGATTatggaatttttgaaaaagacTTTGGTCCAATAGTGAGAGAAACATTAGAAAAAAGCACCATGTCTTACAAATcaaaatcacaaattatacCAAACACAATCACTTGGACTAGATCAGTGCAAACTTTAGTGAATGAG GAACTCACTTCAGTACAGCAGGATGAAAAACATGCATTAATTTTGATGGAGTgcgatgattttattaatcacattgaagaaaataatttaaaacaacatataCAATCGATTTATACAATCAATGGCTTACAACAGTTATCTTTGGGTGTTTTTggattggaaaaatattacaaaacattaaaaactagAGAGAAGAGAAATTTTCAAGTGGAAATGCGACAAAAGACCACCTTTAGCAGAGACGAAGGTGTCTCCAAAGCTAAAATTGAATATGCCCTTACTGAATTACAAATAATGTGTAAGTGTTATTTCAGATCTTTAGACAGCTATGAAGACGTTTCAATGTTTCTTATGGAGTGTacgaaatctgtcgctcaaaTTCCTTACAA ACtgaaaaaacaagaaaaatacgACAACGAAACCGAATATTTCGCTGGGGATAATAAAGACTGTGTCCAAGTAGACAAAAACGGCAATGGCTTGTCGAGATTGTGGACGCAAATGTTGACGATGTTTCCACTGGCCAGGCTTGAAACTGCCGAAGCTATTACTGCTGTTTATCCAAATCCTCGCTCATTAATTGAG gaTTACGCCCAGTGCGATGAGGAAACAGGCGAGCAGTTGTTGCAGGAATTGAGGGTTAGAAGGGCGGCAGGTCTCAATAGTACCGTTCGAAAAATAGGTCCCGAAATGAGCaggaaattgtttaatttttttacggcGCGAGAcaatattatgttataa
- the LOC109604951 gene encoding phospholipase B1, membrane-associated isoform X1 — MRCMCAIFCVLVCAIGAVKHDWPLASRGLRSWRMFMFNTNKRNIESVANKNVLSMKNKLQPVLDPKTPFFCPLNNTRSKTRPTSVHQLRPGDIDVIGAIGDSLSVGVGLTATKISQVYYPNRGLSPTAGGQSNWREFLTVANILKEFNPKLKGYAEEASLNTHKQAQFNVAQTGAMSMDVPHMTRLLVKRIKSHPYVNFEEDWKLISLMIGPNDFCLNICYQPDLNEVLEKHRRDLIKTLRILRDSIPRTFVMLVPAPNLKTLIEFTNRPVQCYLNQLLVCPCLIGERFKKFRPDFIELMTKWQNIELEVADLEEFDTDTFTVAVQPFTRNMGFPKTPDNMTDYTFLSEDCFHFSQKGNAMIANSLWNNLLQPVGRKQITETRLFDYFICPTEENPYIFTKRNSLSTYL; from the exons ATGAGGTGCATGTGTGCTATTTTCTGTGTGTTGGTTTGCGCGATCGGTGCTGTGAAACACGATTGGCCTCTGGCGTCGAGAGGTTTGAGGAGTTGGAGGATGTTCATGTTCAATACGAACAAGAGAAATATCGAAAGTgttgcaaataaaaatgtcctatccatgaaaaat AAACTTCAGCCAGTATTAGACCCGAAAACCCCATTTTTCTGTCCATTAAACAACACACGCAGCAAAACCCGTCCAACGTCCGTCCACCAGCTCAGGCCTGGTGATATCGACGTTATTGGTGCTATTGGCGACTCCTTGAGTGTTGGAGTCGGCTTAACGGCCACTAAAATCTCCCAGGTTTACTACCCCAATCGGGGATTGTCACCAACGGCAG GTGGTCAGAGCAATTGGAGGGAATTCTTGACGGTCGCCAACATACTGAAGGAGTTCAACCCGAAACTGAAGGGCTACGCTGAGGAGGCGTCGTTAAACACGCACAAACAGGCTCAGTTCAACGTCGCCCAGACCGGCGCCATGTCCATGGACGTTCCACACATGACCAGACTCCTGGTCAAAAGGATTAAGAGTCATCCTTATGTCAATTTTGAGGAGGACTGGAAG ttgatCTCCTTAATGATTGGACCGAACGATTTCTGCCTGAACATTTGTTACCAACCAGACTTGAACGAAGTTTTGGAAAAACACAGGAGAGATCTAATTAAAACCTTGAGGATTTTAAGAGATTCCATTCCAAGAACTTTCGTCATGCTTGTTCCAGCTCCAA ATTTGAAGACACTCATAGAATTCACAAACCGTCCGGTACAATGTTACCTTAACCAACTTCTAGTTTGTCCGTGTTTGATCGGTGAACGTTTCAAAAAATTCAGACCGGACTTCATTGAGCTGATGACCAAATGGCAAAATATCGAACTAGAAGTGGCCGATTTGGAAGAATTCGATACTGATACTTTTACTGTAGCTGTACAACCTTTCACCAGAAACATGGGATTCCCAAAAACTCCTGACAACATGACTGACTACACCTTTTTGTCCGAAGACTGTTTCCACTTCAGTCAAAAGGGAAACGCCATGA TTGCCAATTCTTTATGGAACAACTTGTTACAGCCAGTAGgaagaaaacaaataactgAAACGAGGTTGttcgattattttatatgtccAACTGAAGAAAATCCTTACATTTTCACTAAGAGAAACAGTTTAAGTACATATCTGTGA
- the LOC109604951 gene encoding phospholipase B1, membrane-associated isoform X2, which translates to MFNLFFLLLVIDFGDCHQHANIPLRGLRTVSALRFRNVRRSVNSDVNKRDLIVKHKLQPVLDPKTPFFCPLNNTRSKTRPTSVHQLRPGDIDVIGAIGDSLSVGVGLTATKISQVYYPNRGLSPTAGGQSNWREFLTVANILKEFNPKLKGYAEEASLNTHKQAQFNVAQTGAMSMDVPHMTRLLVKRIKSHPYVNFEEDWKLISLMIGPNDFCLNICYQPDLNEVLEKHRRDLIKTLRILRDSIPRTFVMLVPAPNLKTLIEFTNRPVQCYLNQLLVCPCLIGERFKKFRPDFIELMTKWQNIELEVADLEEFDTDTFTVAVQPFTRNMGFPKTPDNMTDYTFLSEDCFHFSQKGNAMIANSLWNNLLQPVGRKQITETRLFDYFICPTEENPYIFTKRNSLSTYL; encoded by the exons atgtttaatttattctttctgTTGTTGGTTATTGATTTTGGTGATTGTCATCAACATGCGAATATTCCTTTGCGCGGGTTAAGAACCGTCAGTGCGTTAAGATTTAGAAATGTCCGGAGATCGGTTAATAGTGATGTTAATAAACGAGACTTGATTGTTAAACAT AAACTTCAGCCAGTATTAGACCCGAAAACCCCATTTTTCTGTCCATTAAACAACACACGCAGCAAAACCCGTCCAACGTCCGTCCACCAGCTCAGGCCTGGTGATATCGACGTTATTGGTGCTATTGGCGACTCCTTGAGTGTTGGAGTCGGCTTAACGGCCACTAAAATCTCCCAGGTTTACTACCCCAATCGGGGATTGTCACCAACGGCAG GTGGTCAGAGCAATTGGAGGGAATTCTTGACGGTCGCCAACATACTGAAGGAGTTCAACCCGAAACTGAAGGGCTACGCTGAGGAGGCGTCGTTAAACACGCACAAACAGGCTCAGTTCAACGTCGCCCAGACCGGCGCCATGTCCATGGACGTTCCACACATGACCAGACTCCTGGTCAAAAGGATTAAGAGTCATCCTTATGTCAATTTTGAGGAGGACTGGAAG ttgatCTCCTTAATGATTGGACCGAACGATTTCTGCCTGAACATTTGTTACCAACCAGACTTGAACGAAGTTTTGGAAAAACACAGGAGAGATCTAATTAAAACCTTGAGGATTTTAAGAGATTCCATTCCAAGAACTTTCGTCATGCTTGTTCCAGCTCCAA ATTTGAAGACACTCATAGAATTCACAAACCGTCCGGTACAATGTTACCTTAACCAACTTCTAGTTTGTCCGTGTTTGATCGGTGAACGTTTCAAAAAATTCAGACCGGACTTCATTGAGCTGATGACCAAATGGCAAAATATCGAACTAGAAGTGGCCGATTTGGAAGAATTCGATACTGATACTTTTACTGTAGCTGTACAACCTTTCACCAGAAACATGGGATTCCCAAAAACTCCTGACAACATGACTGACTACACCTTTTTGTCCGAAGACTGTTTCCACTTCAGTCAAAAGGGAAACGCCATGA TTGCCAATTCTTTATGGAACAACTTGTTACAGCCAGTAGgaagaaaacaaataactgAAACGAGGTTGttcgattattttatatgtccAACTGAAGAAAATCCTTACATTTTCACTAAGAGAAACAGTTTAAGTACATATCTGTGA
- the LOC109604956 gene encoding phospholipase B1, membrane-associated produces the protein MLMRIIVVAFILTNVLAERTSFRMFNSLITSMGKNRIGDFTIKYPNPDEVDVRRQRPIPKSLPFPCANITLSGLGRSRRRPTSVHELRPGDIDVVGAMGDSLIAGSGALEEWALGTMIEYRGVSWCAGGQGTWREFLTLPNILKEFNPKLRGYSTGTGEFLSSSSQLNVAFPVAADADALRQAKILVNKIKRDPSIDFLNDWKMITVFFGANDICSGQCFNKVEASGRSHVRKLSLALDYLQRNLPRTFVNLIPVLDVTVSVRIKRTMMCRFLHTLFCACFHHQGGTEWDTITQLTKEYQRAEEELVLSGRYDKKDDFTVVLQPFMKLFNAPSDPLRRNEEVIDISYITHDCFHFSQKGHALGANLLWNNLLQPVGRKSTKRLNYIMQKFECPKENSPFLFTNKNSKVFLATGYQ, from the exons ATGTTAATGCGGATCATCGTGGTTGCATTTATCTTAACAAATGTATTGGCAGAGAGAACCTCATTTCGCATGTTCAACTCACTGATCACCAGCATGggaaaa AACAGAATAGGAGACTTCACGATAAAATACCCGAACCCCGACGAGGTGGACGTCAGAAGACAGAGACCCATTCCCAAATCGTTGCCATTTCCATGTGCCAATATAACTCTATCGGGCTTGGGAAGATCGCGGAGGAGGCCCACAAGTGTCCACGAGCTAAGACCAGGTGACATCGACGTGGTGGGCGCCATGGGCGACTCCCTGATCGCCGGCAGCGGCGCCTTAGAAGAATGGGCTCTCGGGACCATGATTGAATATCGAGGGGTCTCTTGGTGCGCAG GTGGCCAAGGAACTTGGAGGGAATTCCTGACACTACCGAACATTCTGAAGGAATTCAACCCCAAACTGCGAGGTTACTCGACGGGCACGGGAGAATTCCTTTCATCCAGTAGTCAGTTGAACGTGGCATTTCCTGTAGCTGCGGACGCTGACGCTCTTCGCCAAGCTAAAATATTGGTCAACAAGATAAAGCGGGATCCTTCAATCGATTTCCTCAACGACTGGAAGATGATCACTGTGTTCTTCGGCGCGAACGACATCTGTTCCGGCCAATGTTTCAACAAAGTCGAGGCTTCCGGACGCAGCCACGTTCGAAAACTGTCGTTGGCTTTAGATTATCTACAGAGGAACTTGCCTAGGACTTTCGTCAACTTAATTCCAGTTTTAG ACGTGACCGTGAGCGTCAGAATAAAGAGAACAATGATGTGTAGATTCCTCCACACGCTGTTTTGCGCCTGTTTCCACCATCAGGGCGGAACGGAATGGGATACCATAACGCAACTTACCAAAGAATATCAGAGGGCGGAAGAGGAGTTGGTTTTGAGTGGACGTTACGATAAAAAAGACGATTTCACGGTTGTCCTGCAGCCGTTCATGAAGCTGTTCAACGCGCCCAGCGACCCGCTCCGCAGAAATGAAGAAGTGATCGATATTTCGTATATTACGCACGATTGTTTCCATTTCTCGCAAAAGGGTCACGCATTAG GTGCAAATTTGCTTTGGAACAACTTGTTGCAGCCAGTGGGTaggaaaagtacaaaaagacTGAACTACATTATGCAGAAATTTGAATGTCCGAAAGAAAATTCACCGTTTTTGTTCAcgaacaaaaattcaaaagtatttttagcTACTGGTTACCAATAA